The nucleotide sequence AAGAGAAGAGCATCCACTGATCTGAAGGTATTTGAGTGTAGCCTTGAGTTCCTCTCATTCCAAATCAGATAGATTGTTACTTGCCACGCTAAGAGAGTAAGAATACGAGCCGACCTTGGTGGAGGGAGAGAAAATAGTTGTTCAATCGCCGGAGCCCATCTACGAAGAGGATCAAGACCGCACTTTGTAGATACTCGCCCCCAAAGTTGAAACGTCATATCACATTCCCAATAGAGATGATCACGGGATTCCGGAAAAGCATTACACAGTAAGCATAGGGGTTGAACTTGCAAGCCCCAACAGAGAAGTCTGTCACGAGTCGGAAGCCTGTCTTTGAGGACAAGCCAACAATGGAAACTATGCCGTGGAATACCTCTAGATGGCCAAGCCAAAGGAGCCCAACGTTCCACAACAACATCCCCACACAAGTAAGTATAGACCTCACCTGTAGCGAACCGAGACCGCACTTTATCATTAATCACCCATTCATAATAGTCATCATCTGTGACGAGAGCTATCGTTGTTAGATACGCCATTAGGTTGAGCTGCGCGTCTGATCTTGGGGAAGGAATGCGCCATGATCCATTGCGAGAAAGAGATGCTAGCGTTGCTTTGATCGGGATACCAAGGTGTGAGTTTTCAGCTTGGAGATAAGTTTCAAGACAACCGAAGGGGGTCCAATTGTCAGTCCAGAACCTACAAGTTCTCCCATTCTGCACACACAAGCGAATGAGAGGGTAAGCCacagttttcatttttaagagTTTATTCACCAGCCACGAGTTGGACGGTTTAGGCTTAGTGATCCAATAGTTGCCCACTTCTCCTTGCAGGATGACTTCTTTGAACCAACAGACCCAGACTGATTGTGGCCGAAAGAAAAGCATCCAAATGAGGCGAAGAGCACAAGCTTTGTTCCAAGTGTACAGCTCTTTAACTCCAAGTCCACCTTGCTCCTTTGTAAGCACAACCGTGTCCCAAGCCACTCGCGCATTGTTCCGGCTCTCCAGGTCTCCCTTCCACAGAAAGGTACTACACATTGAATTGATTTTTTCAATACAAGCTTTAGGAAGAATGAACGCTGAGCACCAGAATGTTGTTATGCCGGAGATAACCGTCTTGATTAGGAGCAATCTTCCCGAGAAGGATAGCGTTTTTACTGACCAGGAGGAGAACTTTGCCTTTATTTGCTGTAACAGGGTATCACAGCCGGAGAGAGATAGTTTCTTGGAATTCAACGGAACTCCTAAATAACGAAACGGCAAGGTTCCACAAGACATGCCCGTTGATACCTGAATTCTGTTTACCTCATCCTCCGACAGTCCAGATACAAAGAAGCTAGTCTTTTGGTTGCTCATAGCAAGACCCGAGCGGTACTCAAAGTCACGTAGTACTTGCAGCACACACTGGACCGACTCAATAGAACCATCAGTGAAGATTAGTAGATCATCAGCAAAGGAAAGGTGAGTAAGCTTTATTTTCCTGCACTTTGCATGAAACCCCATTCTACTTTGAGCAGCGGCTTTGTTTAGCATATGCGAGAGGCAATTTATGGCTATGACAAACAGGTAGGGAGAGAGAGGATCTCCCTGCCTTAAGCCCCTCCTACCTTTGAAATACCCATTAACCATTCCATTGTAACCAACCATGAAACTCGTAGTGCAGATACATGCCCTTAATCTAGCAAGGAATTGATTCAGCTCACGCAGACAGGAAAATAGGAAATCCCAAGACAACGTATCGAAAGCTTTGGCAATGTCCACCTTAATGGTAATTCTTTTACTCCCTTTGTGCTTGTGATAGCCATTTATCAGCTCACCTGCCAGTGTTGTGTTCTCAACCAATATCCTCCCTTTTACAAATGCAGTTTGATTTGGAAGTATGAGATCTGAGAGGATTGGCTTGAGTCTTCTTACGAGAAGTCTGGATATGATCTTGTATATGGTATTGAGGCAGGAGAAAGGCCGATACTCAGTGACTCTTGACGCTCCCGGGAACTTTGGGACCAAAGAAAGGATAGTAGCATTCGCTGCAAAAGGCAGGAATCCAGAAGAGAAGAAGTGCTGTACTGCATCAACCAATTCTTTTCCCAAGAACTCCCATGAGGCTTTAAAGAATCCAGAGGTGAGGCCATCAGGCCCAGGCGCCTTGTTTGGGTTAAGCTTGAAAACTAATCACCTGATTTCTTCTGCTGTTAGGGTTGATAGCATTAGCTGGCCTTGCCCAGTAGAGACACGGAAGTCATGAAGCTGCGCAAACCAATCCGGTGAAGACCAAACAACAGTAGCAGCGCATTGAGGAGCCAGGACAGATTCAAAGTGAGAGATAGCATGGTGGCTCATGGCAATAGGGTCGGTGATCCAGATACCCGTGGCAGAGAGAAAAGCTCTTACAGCATTAAAACTTGCTCTGACTTGGCAGATTCTGTGAAAATATGAGGTATTAAGATCACCTTCCCTTAACCAGTTGATTCAAGATTTTTGCCTGAAAAAAGCTTCCTCTATCTCCCTTAGGAAAAGCCACTTCTGATGGAGGAGTTTATCTGCTTGGAACGTCTGCTGAGAAGGATGGGAGAGCGCCTGTACCTGCACATTCTTTAACAAATTGTTAGTATCCCTCACCCTCTCTTGAATATTTGAGTAATTTTCCTTGTTTAGTTGAATGAGATCTCTCTTAATTTGTTTCAGCTTCCAACACAGTTGAGTTAAAGTTTGACACATGCTTCCGGATTGCAACCAAGCCGCTTGAACCAGTTGAACAAAATTTGGATGCTTTGTTAGGTAGTTTTGGAACTTGAAGGGGTATGTGCCGGCTTTAGGCAAAAGATAGGCTAGGTCTAGGAGGCATGGGGAGTGGTCAgagaaaagggggggggggggggggaggaagGTGGCAGTGGCCTGAGGGAATGTGGAAATTGCATTAGAATTCACCAGTAACCGATCAAGCTTCTTTGCTATTGGAGCATCAGGGCTTTTGTTTGTCCAAGTGTGACAGGGACCCAAGAAGCGAAGATCAAAAAGGCCAGCTTGAAGAAAACAGTTTTGTAGCTGGAACATGAGACCATTCGATACATTTACGGAGGGGCTGGAATGTTCGAAGGGATACATAATTTGGTTGAGATCACCCCCCCACGATCCAGCAGTTGTTGTCAAGGTCAAGAGTCGAGTGGAGTTGTAGTAGATCAACCCAGAGATCAGCTCTATCCTCACCAAGGTTGGAAGCATAAATAGCTGTGAAGTAGAAAGGTTGAGAGTTTGGCAGTGTAAGGATGCTGGTGATACATTAGCAATAATGCTAATTTGCAAGCTAGCTTTTGAGTGGATTCTACATatggctgggcaaataaactaAACCAGAAAACTAACctgataaaaatgaataaaagccAATCCGAGCCTAACATAAAATATGATCTTGTTTATGGTATTCTAGATTATGGGCTTTATCAATCCGAAACTTAATGGATATCCGatataattctaaaaattttaaatt is from Brassica napus cultivar Da-Ae chromosome A4, Da-Ae, whole genome shotgun sequence and encodes:
- the LOC125608168 gene encoding uncharacterized protein LOC125608168, whose protein sequence is MLPTLVRIELISGLIYYNSTRLLTLTTTAGSWGGDLNQIMYPFEHSSPSVNVSNGLMFQLQNCFLQAGLFDLRFLGPCHTWTNKSPDAPIAKKLDRLLVQALSHPSQQTFQADKLLHQKWLFLREIEEAFFRICQVRASFNAVRAFLSATGIWITDPIAMSHHAISHFESVLAPQCAATVVWSSPDWFAQLHDFRVSTGQVQHFFSSGFLPFAANATILSLVPKFPGASRVTEYRPFSCLNTIYKIISRLLVRRLKPILSDLILPNQTAFVKGRILVENTTLAGELINGYHKHKGSKRITIKVDIAKAFDTLSWDFLFSCLRELNQFLARLRACICTTSFMVGYNGMVNGYFKGRRGLRQGDPLSPYLFVIAINCLSHMLNKAAAQSRMGFHAKCRKIKLTHLSFADDLLIFTDGSIESVQCVLQVLRDFEYRSGLAMSNQKTSFFVSGLSEDEVNRIQVSTGMSCGTLPFRYLGVPLNSKKLSLSGCDTLLQQIKAKFSSWSVKTLSFSGRLLLIKTVISGITTFWCSAFILPKACIEKINSMCSTFLWKGDLESRNNARVAWDTVVLTKEQGGLGVKELYTWNKACALRLIWMLFFRPQSVWVCWFKEVILQGEVGNYWITKPKPSNSWLVNKLLKMKTVAYPLIRLCVQNGRTCRFWTDNWTPFGCLETYLQAENSHLGIPIKATLASLSRNGSWRIPSPRSDAQLNLMAYLTTIALVTDDDYYEWVINDKVRSRFATGEVYTYLCGDVVVERWAPLAWPSRGIPRHSFHCWLVLKDRLPTRDRLLCWGLQVQPLCLLCNAFPESRDHLYWECDMTFQLWGRVSTKCGLDPLRRWAPAIEQLFSLPPPRSARILTLLAWQVTIYLIWNERNSRLHSNTFRSVDALLLIIDRQIRNKISSFRETDPIFASALMQRWLA